The Microcoleus sp. bin38.metabat.b11b12b14.051 genome segment GCGGGTTTTCCTCCGCTGTCAAACAGAGTTATTGTAAAGCGCGAATCGTGAGGTAAACGGTATGGCTGGAGTATGTAGGCTGAGCATCGCAGAGACAACTGAAGAGCTAAAAAGTTTGTTAACAGAACAAAAAACGGCAAGTGGCTTTCAAAAAATTCAAGCACTTTACCTGTTCAAAATTTGTCACGTTAAGACAGTTAAAGAATTAGCAATGACAATCGGAGTCAACCGAATTACAGTGCAGCGGTGGCTGAGAAAATACCGCTCGGAGGGACTAGAAGGACTTCTGGAAACAAAGCACAGTGGCGGCCGCAAGCCAGCAATTCCTCCTCTAGCCCGCGCTAGTTTGGCAATGCGCCTCAGCGACCCCCAAAAAGGCTTTAAAACCTATGGAGAAATTCAAGAGTGGTTGCAGCAAGAATACAGCATTGAGGCTTCATATAAAGCCGTTTATGCAACAGTCAGGTACCAGCTAAAAGCCAAACTAACGAAAGTTTAGAAACTTCGTACTAAATCGGGTTAATCAGCATCCAATTTTTCCCAGTCAGCCTTGGAAGCTGTTAACAACATCCGCAGTCACAACAAACTGACTAATTGTTTCTTGATCCCAAATGGCTCTCAGAAGCTGCGAAGCATATATAGCCTTTCTCAAAAAGGTGAGGTATATCGGCCGCAGAGGGCATAGGGCATAGGGCATAGGGCAAACCGGCCAAACCGGGCATACCTCATGTTTTTGAGAACCGCTATATAATGTGTGTTCTAGTGATGGAGCTAAGGGAAAAATTTAATTTTGTTCCCAGGTTTGTGAAAGCTCCTTAGCATTAAAAAATGGGCAATCAGTAATAACTTGCAAGTTTTGTCTAATTTGCAGGTTTTGCTATATAATTAAACATTTAAACTTGGCCATGGACTAAGGCAAAAACCGATCTAAAGCTGCTTTCAACTCTTCTATTTCCGTATCGATATTGCCTTCTTTAGCGGCTCTGGCAATGCACTGAGTTAAATGTTCGTCTAAAATGATTCTCGCGACACGATCGAGCGCTCCTCGAACCGCGGCAACTTGCACGAGAACTTCGGGACAGGGACGGTTTTCTTGCACCATTGTTTTGATGCCGCGCACGTGTCCCTCAATCCGAGACAAGCGATTGACGAGCCGCCGCATGGATTCTTCATCGTGATGGTGAGGGTGGACAGATTCATCGCCGTGATGGTGGTGGGAATTTGAGGGTAAGGATTTGTCAGTAGAAGTATCAGATAGAATCATCAGGGTTATACCATTTTAGATTTTAGATTTTAGATTGAAGAATTGGGAATGAGTTATTCTGTAATGGTTTGGAGCGCGGGACTAGAGTTGCATTCTTTTTTTGAAACTGGCATTACTAGAGAAAATTTTCAAGTTAGAATTGAGAATATGTTGAGTTTGTGCTGGCTCCAGAGTCGTGTATGGTAGCTGTCAAAATATATTTAGGATCTTCATAGGGGCAGATTATTGAGTCCGCACGATCGCACACCTTTACCAGAATAACCCAGACTAACAAAGATTGACGCTATGCGACTATTTAAGTTTTTTGGTTCCGCACCCCGCACCGCCGAGCGCTGGCTAGCCCCGCTCTTAGCAATAACCATCGCCCTGAGTGTTCTATTCATCAATCCTGCACTTGCTTGGGCCGCTGAGGGCAAAAATCCGCCAAACTGGCGCCAACAGCCTAAAACAGCCGCAGACAAAGCACAGTTCCCTAGTTCTCCAGCAATTGCTCAGAATCCGCAACTCCTAGCGCTGCGGGGCCCCGAACTCCCGGCGCAGGTGGCGGGAGACACCAGCAGTTTTGTGACTGCTGCCGTCGAGCGAGTAGGCCCCGCCGTAGTTCGCATTGATACCGAGCGCACAGTCAGCCGCAACCTCGACCCGTTAATGGAAGACCCATTCTTCCGTAGATTTTTGGAAGAAGATCCGCGCAACAAAACTCCCAGACAAGAACACTTGCGCGGTCAAGGTTCTGGTTTCATCATCGACAAAAGCGGGGTTATTTTAACTAACGCTCACGTAGTTGATAAAGCCGATCGAGTAACTGTCACCTTAAACGACGGCCGGACTTTTCCAGGAGAAGTGCAAGGTACTGACGAAGTAACAGATTTGGCTGTAGTCAAAATTAATACCAAACAAGCCAACTTGCCCGTAGCAACACTGGGAGATTCCGATGCGGTGAAAGTGGGTGATTGGGCGATCGCCGTGGGCAACCCCCTCGGATTTGACAACACCGTCACACTAGGCATTATCAGCACCCTCAAGCGATCGAGCGCAGCCGTCGGAATTCCCGACAAGCGACTCGATTTCATTCAAACAGACGCCGCCATCAATCCCGGCAATTCCGGCGGGCCACTGTTAAACAGCAGAGGAGAAGTCATTGGTATCAATACGGCGATTCGGGCGGATGCAATGGGTATTGGGTTTGCAATTCCGATCGACAAAGCCAAGGCCATCTACGCGCAATTAGCCAAGGGAGAAAAAGTCAGCCACCCATTTTTGGGTATTCAGATGATTGCTTTGACTCCCGAAATGGCTAGAGAAAATAATTCCGATCCCAATGCTCCTTTGATTGTGCCGGAAGTGACAGGGGTTTTGGTGATGCGAGTAGTCCCAAATACGCCTGCTGAAAAAGCGGGGGTACGTAAGGGTGATGTGATCGTTCAAATTGAGGGCGAGAAAGTGACTCAACCCGAACAGTTGCAAAATTTGGTGGAAAATAGTCAAATCGGTCAAATTTTGCAACTGAAAGTGCGCCGCGGTTCTCAGGTTCAGGAAGTTGCCGTTACAACTGCTCAATTGAGGGATTTTTAGAGCTGAAAGGGAAGGGGGGAAATTGTTAAAAATCCCTTTCCTTCTTCCTTCTTCCTCTATAGCGCTTCTCAAAAAAGTGAGGATAGCCCGATGCCCGATGCCCGATGCCCGATGCCCTCGGATAGTACCTCATCTTTTTGAGAAAGGCTATATATGACACGAGTTCAACTTGCCTATCCCAAAATTCGCGATAGTAAAAATTGC includes the following:
- a CDS encoding helix-turn-helix domain-containing protein, which encodes MAGVCRLSIAETTEELKSLLTEQKTASGFQKIQALYLFKICHVKTVKELAMTIGVNRITVQRWLRKYRSEGLEGLLETKHSGGRKPAIPPLARASLAMRLSDPQKGFKTYGEIQEWLQQEYSIEASYKAVYATVRYQLKAKLTKV
- a CDS encoding metal-sensitive transcriptional regulator, whose product is MILSDTSTDKSLPSNSHHHHGDESVHPHHHDEESMRRLVNRLSRIEGHVRGIKTMVQENRPCPEVLVQVAAVRGALDRVARIILDEHLTQCIARAAKEGNIDTEIEELKAALDRFLP
- a CDS encoding HhoA/HhoB/HtrA family serine endopeptidase; translated protein: MRLFKFFGSAPRTAERWLAPLLAITIALSVLFINPALAWAAEGKNPPNWRQQPKTAADKAQFPSSPAIAQNPQLLALRGPELPAQVAGDTSSFVTAAVERVGPAVVRIDTERTVSRNLDPLMEDPFFRRFLEEDPRNKTPRQEHLRGQGSGFIIDKSGVILTNAHVVDKADRVTVTLNDGRTFPGEVQGTDEVTDLAVVKINTKQANLPVATLGDSDAVKVGDWAIAVGNPLGFDNTVTLGIISTLKRSSAAVGIPDKRLDFIQTDAAINPGNSGGPLLNSRGEVIGINTAIRADAMGIGFAIPIDKAKAIYAQLAKGEKVSHPFLGIQMIALTPEMARENNSDPNAPLIVPEVTGVLVMRVVPNTPAEKAGVRKGDVIVQIEGEKVTQPEQLQNLVENSQIGQILQLKVRRGSQVQEVAVTTAQLRDF